In Candidatus Methanomethylophilus alvi Mx1201, a genomic segment contains:
- a CDS encoding DUF3800 domain-containing protein, with protein MTDIVVIDESGDLGPKGSEYFAMAAMILPRTRNLKSAYKTIPKDGKEHKWYNSDEDEILELFEAMGRCRFGIVYSVIKKNKPLSDAPVYGNELYDRMVCQVVDDALSHLGCRDVKVYLDNNRFISTERFREIVRESSVRSGVNLLEVRKRDSKSTPCLQLVDFVAGSVRAKYERGDTKLSIIEDKISFARRL; from the coding sequence ATGACAGACATTGTGGTTATCGACGAATCCGGAGATCTGGGCCCAAAGGGTTCCGAGTATTTCGCTATGGCAGCAATGATTCTCCCCAGGACGCGCAATCTCAAAAGTGCCTACAAAACAATCCCGAAGGACGGCAAGGAGCACAAGTGGTACAATTCCGATGAGGATGAGATTCTCGAACTGTTCGAGGCAATGGGCCGGTGCAGATTCGGTATCGTCTATTCCGTAATCAAAAAGAACAAGCCGCTGTCAGATGCACCTGTGTACGGAAACGAGCTCTATGACAGGATGGTATGCCAGGTCGTCGATGATGCCCTGTCCCATCTCGGTTGCAGGGATGTCAAGGTCTATCTCGACAACAACAGGTTCATCTCGACGGAAAGGTTCAGGGAGATCGTCCGCGAATCCTCCGTCAGGTCGGGTGTGAATCTCCTAGAAGTGAGGAAGAGGGATTCAAAGAGCACACCGTGTTTGCAACTGGTAGACTTCGTAGCAGGTTCCGTGAGAGCCAAATACGAACGCGGTGACACCAAACTATCCATTATAGAAGACAAAATATCCTTCGCCCGCAGGTTATAA
- a CDS encoding topoisomerase DNA-binding C4 zinc finger domain-containing protein → MPWERICAASSGECSSMLLGGENSQIDEERRLFYVAMTRAKETTYIVSQNGHQSDFFKEMFPRNDAYGKKVEMTCPLCGGVMILKTNQNGHKFYGCSNYRSKGCKFTRNW, encoded by the coding sequence ATGCCGTGGGAGCGGATCTGCGCTGCCAGTTCCGGGGAATGCTCGTCGATGCTCCTGGGCGGAGAGAACAGTCAGATCGATGAGGAACGCAGGTTGTTCTATGTCGCCATGACTAGGGCCAAGGAGACGACATATATCGTCTCCCAGAACGGTCACCAGTCGGATTTCTTCAAGGAGATGTTCCCGAGGAACGACGCATATGGGAAGAAGGTCGAGATGACTTGTCCGCTGTGTGGCGGAGTGATGATCCTGAAGACCAATCAGAACGGGCATAAGTTCTACGGGTGCAGCAACTATCGTTCCAAAGGATGCAAGTTTACCAGGAATTGGTGA
- a CDS encoding ATP-binding protein: MADAPQLKATWDHLGLSIEKALSGRSNPRNPIIARFFREAKLVEGWGSGIGRSFSLCREYGLREPVIQEIDEAIRVTIFRKDSSHVPSDEPTTLPLSDLEKDILALLQNEPMLKIREIAANLDTGESKIKHATVRLKKRGLLSRSGSKQSSYWKVNL, translated from the coding sequence TTGGCTGATGCACCCCAATTGAAGGCGACATGGGACCATCTGGGTCTTTCGATTGAGAAGGCTCTGTCCGGTCGCTCAAACCCCCGTAACCCGATCATCGCCAGATTCTTCAGGGAAGCGAAACTGGTCGAGGGTTGGGGCAGCGGTATCGGAAGATCCTTCTCCCTATGCAGGGAATACGGGCTGAGGGAACCAGTGATCCAGGAGATCGATGAGGCGATACGCGTCACCATATTCAGGAAGGATTCGTCACATGTGCCTTCGGATGAACCGACGACTCTTCCACTATCTGATCTGGAGAAGGACATATTGGCTTTGCTGCAAAATGAACCGATGCTTAAAATCCGCGAGATTGCAGCCAATCTGGATACCGGAGAATCAAAGATTAAACACGCAACCGTCAGACTCAAGAAACGTGGCCTGTTGTCAAGGAGCGGTTCTAAGCAGTCATCATATTGGAAAGTAAACCTGTGA
- a CDS encoding alpha/beta hydrolase, giving the protein MSRVSKNLRSPRMSLRSRLTEEQFRSTDYRSLWTKRSNEEWIKHIERVRHMSDDPYPNPGDWIGQRVDEYWIDGMQVFCWGSRHEQGQPVLIYFHGGGFLYPPLRSHFEMVDKVAKGIGAKVVFPMYGNVPDHNYKTEFAKILTAYETAFRKNPFSQIVLGGDSAGGSIALGFSYYLRDRGMTMPEGILLFSPWVDLHTDNPDIEKFENVDPMLDAWGLGLLGIYWADGEKNLDNPYVSPIFADPKGISRVLIFCGTHDILYPDVMKLDRLFNEYDIDHNTMVYPNMDHVFVAFPIPEARVALDQAILLLKDWLMHPN; this is encoded by the coding sequence ATGTCCAGAGTGTCCAAGAACCTACGCAGCCCGAGGATGTCCCTCCGCTCCCGCCTTACCGAGGAGCAGTTCCGCAGCACGGATTACCGCAGTCTCTGGACCAAACGCTCCAACGAGGAGTGGATAAAGCACATCGAAAGGGTCAGACACATGAGCGACGACCCGTATCCGAATCCCGGGGATTGGATCGGGCAGAGGGTCGACGAATATTGGATCGACGGCATGCAGGTTTTCTGCTGGGGCAGCAGGCACGAACAGGGGCAGCCCGTCCTCATATATTTCCACGGAGGCGGATTCCTCTATCCTCCCCTCAGGTCGCACTTCGAGATGGTGGACAAGGTCGCCAAAGGCATAGGCGCCAAGGTCGTATTCCCCATGTACGGCAATGTGCCAGACCACAATTACAAGACGGAATTCGCCAAGATCCTGACCGCCTACGAGACCGCGTTCCGCAAGAACCCCTTCTCCCAGATAGTGCTCGGCGGGGACTCGGCGGGAGGAAGCATAGCCCTCGGATTCTCCTACTATCTGCGCGACAGGGGCATGACGATGCCGGAGGGGATACTTCTGTTCTCCCCGTGGGTGGACCTCCATACGGACAACCCGGACATAGAGAAATTCGAGAACGTGGACCCGATGCTGGATGCCTGGGGCCTGGGACTTCTGGGTATCTACTGGGCGGACGGGGAGAAGAACCTGGACAACCCGTACGTGAGTCCGATATTCGCGGATCCGAAAGGCATCAGCAGGGTGTTGATCTTCTGCGGCACCCACGACATACTGTACCCGGACGTCATGAAGTTGGACCGGCTGTTCAACGAATACGACATCGACCACAATACCATGGTGTATCCCAACATGGACCACGTCTTCGTCGCATTCCCCATACCGGAGGCGAGGGTCGCACTGGATCAGGCCATACTGTTGCTGAAGGATTGGCTGATGCACCCCAATTGA
- a CDS encoding aconitase X codes for MILTDEEQAIFDGEKGAGAQKAMELVVALGKIYGADSLVDITSAHLSGASYKTIGEGGLKYLSDMVAGGAKVSVPSTLNPVGMDRERWKEMHIGPEFAEKQLQIIELYGKMGIRKTCSCTPYIGDNVPGFGDHVAWAESSALSVVNSYFGARTNREGGPGALAAAILGKTANYGLHLTENRRPTVVVDVEDMGGSVFDYSVLGQAVGMAIGKGIPYFRGLKDISIEDAKTLSAAMAAAGSVALWHAEGCTPEAGDFDVSGLEHISIGDAERKAAYDKLNTVEDVQLIALGCPHLTPKEMHDIAALLKGKKKKNKDVEVWFCTSESVRSQCQDDVRIMEEFGPVLADTCMVVAPIEGTFQRTATNSAKAGNYLPTLCSQKVKFADISDLLKVIE; via the coding sequence ATGATTCTCACAGATGAGGAGCAGGCCATATTCGACGGCGAGAAAGGCGCCGGTGCCCAGAAGGCCATGGAACTGGTCGTCGCCCTCGGAAAGATCTACGGGGCGGACAGTCTCGTGGATATCACATCCGCCCACCTTTCGGGTGCTTCATATAAGACGATCGGAGAGGGCGGTCTCAAGTACCTCTCGGACATGGTAGCCGGCGGGGCCAAGGTATCCGTCCCATCCACCCTCAACCCGGTGGGGATGGACCGCGAGCGTTGGAAGGAGATGCATATCGGTCCCGAGTTCGCCGAGAAGCAGCTGCAGATTATCGAGCTGTATGGGAAGATGGGTATCAGGAAGACGTGTTCCTGCACCCCGTATATCGGGGACAACGTCCCCGGGTTCGGGGACCACGTCGCATGGGCGGAGTCGTCCGCCCTGTCCGTGGTGAACTCCTATTTCGGGGCCAGGACCAACAGGGAGGGCGGACCCGGGGCGTTGGCCGCCGCCATCCTCGGAAAGACCGCCAACTACGGGCTCCACCTTACCGAGAACAGGAGACCCACCGTCGTCGTAGACGTCGAGGACATGGGCGGGTCCGTATTCGACTATTCCGTCCTGGGACAGGCCGTGGGGATGGCCATAGGCAAGGGGATCCCTTATTTCAGGGGTCTGAAGGATATATCGATCGAGGATGCGAAGACCCTGTCGGCGGCTATGGCAGCCGCCGGGTCGGTGGCCCTCTGGCATGCGGAAGGGTGTACCCCGGAGGCCGGGGACTTCGACGTCTCCGGTCTCGAGCACATATCCATCGGGGATGCGGAGAGGAAGGCGGCTTATGACAAGCTGAACACGGTGGAGGACGTCCAGCTCATCGCATTGGGATGCCCCCACCTCACCCCCAAGGAGATGCACGACATAGCGGCCCTTCTCAAAGGGAAGAAGAAAAAGAACAAGGATGTGGAGGTGTGGTTCTGTACGTCCGAGTCCGTCCGTTCACAGTGCCAGGATGATGTCAGGATAATGGAGGAGTTCGGTCCCGTACTGGCCGATACCTGCATGGTCGTGGCCCCGATAGAGGGCACGTTCCAGAGGACGGCCACCAATTCCGCCAAGGCCGGCAACTATCTGCCGACCCTCTGTTCCCAGAAGGTGAAGTTTGCGGACATCTCCGACCTGCTGAAGGTGATAGAATGA
- a CDS encoding TatD family hydrolase, which translates to MADIRFLTDSHLHMCETGFPGNYGDFDSLTRAVSCTADPGEWDLQLSFSSRTVVPSIGIHPWNCGCWNVSVEERFLSILEKSSSCQIGEIGLDSKKGDVSEQMPSFTGQLDAASSMDRVVSIHMVGAEKQVLDAIRTHGRSCRGIILHSFSSESYVKPFLDLGCMFSLSPRILARSKDKVRRLLDLIPDDRLLLESDAPHQGRFFTGMGDFVRSMADVKGCPPHDLARNTYENLERTVG; encoded by the coding sequence ATGGCGGATATCCGTTTTCTTACAGACTCGCATCTCCACATGTGCGAGACGGGGTTTCCCGGAAACTACGGGGACTTCGACTCGCTTACCCGGGCGGTATCATGTACGGCAGATCCCGGCGAATGGGACCTCCAACTTTCCTTTTCCTCCCGGACCGTGGTCCCCTCCATAGGGATACATCCGTGGAACTGCGGGTGCTGGAACGTTTCCGTGGAGGAGCGTTTCCTATCGATCCTGGAGAAGTCTTCATCCTGTCAGATAGGGGAGATCGGACTCGATTCGAAGAAGGGGGACGTCTCGGAGCAGATGCCGTCCTTCACGGGACAGTTGGATGCGGCGTCGTCGATGGACAGGGTCGTCAGCATACACATGGTGGGAGCGGAGAAGCAGGTCCTGGATGCCATACGCACCCATGGCAGATCGTGCAGAGGGATAATACTGCATTCGTTCTCGTCCGAGAGCTATGTGAAGCCGTTTTTGGACCTGGGATGCATGTTCTCCCTGTCTCCGCGCATACTGGCACGTTCGAAGGACAAGGTCCGCCGTCTTCTGGATCTCATCCCGGACGACCGTCTTCTCCTGGAATCGGACGCTCCCCATCAGGGAAGGTTTTTTACGGGTATGGGGGACTTCGTGAGGTCCATGGCCGATGTGAAGGGGTGTCCGCCGCATGATTTGGCCCGGAATACTTATGAGAATCTGGAGAGGACGGTCGGATGA
- a CDS encoding tRNA threonylcarbamoyladenosine dehydratase, giving the protein MSAGMNERTRLIIGDDGVRRLRDAKVVLCGCGAVGGYALEGLVRAGVGHIRVVDKDVFSESNMNRQILATTATVGRPKAEVACERARSINPVIDIESMDVLVSEDTIPAILDMGPDVLVDAIDTIGMKVRLLREACARRIRAFSSMGAALHTDPMAVRIAPVMDSSVCPVAARVRRELRGCDTSLITCVYSLERPVAVPTEKDENGKSILGSMPTIPAIFGMTLANEAIMYILGKE; this is encoded by the coding sequence ATGAGTGCAGGTATGAACGAGAGGACCAGGCTGATCATAGGTGATGACGGGGTCCGCCGTCTCCGTGACGCCAAGGTCGTATTATGCGGCTGCGGGGCAGTGGGCGGATATGCGCTGGAAGGTCTGGTCAGGGCCGGGGTGGGCCACATACGTGTGGTCGACAAGGATGTGTTCTCCGAGAGCAATATGAACCGTCAGATCCTCGCCACGACTGCGACGGTCGGAAGGCCTAAGGCGGAGGTCGCCTGCGAACGTGCCAGAAGCATAAATCCCGTCATAGATATCGAGTCCATGGACGTCCTCGTATCGGAGGATACCATACCTGCCATACTCGACATGGGTCCCGACGTCCTCGTGGATGCCATAGATACGATAGGGATGAAGGTCCGTCTGCTCCGCGAAGCATGTGCCAGACGCATAAGGGCGTTCTCTTCCATGGGTGCGGCGCTGCATACCGACCCAATGGCCGTGCGTATCGCCCCCGTCATGGATTCGTCGGTATGCCCGGTGGCGGCGAGGGTCCGCAGGGAGCTCAGGGGCTGCGACACCTCGCTCATAACATGCGTATATTCTTTGGAGAGGCCGGTGGCCGTCCCTACGGAGAAGGATGAGAACGGGAAGAGCATCCTGGGCTCGATGCCGACGATACCTGCCATATTCGGAATGACCCTGGCCAACGAGGCCATAATGTACATTCTTGGAAAAGAGTAA